In Anaerolineales bacterium, the following are encoded in one genomic region:
- the greA gene encoding transcription elongation factor GreA produces MSDEHYLTEEGAAKLRAELEDLKGPQRSELAARLREAIQQGDLSENADYSKAKEDQAFLEGRIQELEALLGRANIITREGSADGSIGVGSVVVIKEKGREPSKYFLVGAAEADPRNGKISNESPIGRALLGHKAGETVEAETPAGKLLFEIVSVE; encoded by the coding sequence ATGAGCGATGAACATTACTTAACCGAAGAAGGCGCCGCCAAACTGCGTGCCGAGCTGGAGGACCTCAAAGGCCCCCAGCGCAGCGAACTGGCCGCCCGCCTGCGCGAAGCCATTCAGCAGGGCGATCTGTCTGAGAACGCCGACTATTCCAAGGCCAAGGAAGACCAGGCTTTTTTGGAAGGTCGCATCCAGGAACTGGAAGCCCTGCTGGGGCGCGCCAACATCATCACCCGCGAAGGTTCGGCCGACGGCTCGATTGGCGTCGGCTCGGTAGTGGTCATCAAAGAAAAGGGTCGAGAGCCCAGCAAGTACTTCCTGGTCGGCGCCGCCGAGGCCGACCCGCGCAACGGCAAGATCTCCAACGAATCACCGATTGGCCGTGCCCTGCTGGGGCATAAAGCTGGCGAAACCGTGGAAGCCGAAACGCCCGCCGGCAAACTGCTCTTCGAGATCGTCAGCGTCGAATAA
- a CDS encoding KH domain-containing protein codes for MKELIEYVARSLVDDPTQVHVHERKKGDSAEISLQVAKEDMGRVIGRNGRVANAIRTLLQVSASRDGKRAFLRISEPQ; via the coding sequence ATGAAGGAACTCATCGAGTACGTAGCCCGTTCGCTGGTGGATGACCCGACCCAGGTGCATGTTCACGAGCGCAAAAAAGGCGACAGCGCAGAGATCTCGCTGCAGGTCGCCAAAGAAGACATGGGCCGCGTAATCGGACGCAATGGGCGGGTGGCCAATGCCATCCGCACCCTACTGCAGGTCTCGGCCAGCCGGGATGGCAAGCGCGCCTTCTTGCGTATCTCCGAACCCCAGTGA
- the topA gene encoding type I DNA topoisomerase — protein sequence MQNPAPEYTKSGAPGTRGTCPVCGTTLFRMGSTPAHEGLSAPPRPTKEERAAAKRKGKLVIVESPAKARTVGRYLGNGYKVQASVGHVRDLLRSQLSVDVDNDFAPKYRVPNEKRPVVKELKKQAAQVEEIYLATDPDREGEAIAWHLLEAAEIEPERVKRVVFHEITKPAIEEAFNHPRDINMSLVDAQQARRILDRLVGYNLSPILWTKVRNRLSAGRVQSVALRLIVEREREIDAFVPVEYWSIEAELQPEGSRNTFIAKLAEVDGAEPEMGAQAQVQPLLDDMQTARYLINEIKRGQRRRKAPAPFTTSTMQQEASRKLGYTAKRTMAIAQQLYEGIDLGEGENTGLITYMRTDSTSISASAQQEARDYITKVHGASYIPDEAPVYKTRAKGAQEAHEAVRPTSVLRTPSAIKDHLSRDQYRLYQLIWQRFLASQMNPAVYDTVSVRVRGEGEAHQYLLRASGSILQFPGYLAVYEETLEEGTKGEGEADTKIPPDLAEGQLQKLVELLPVQHFTQPPPRFSDATLIKTLEEFGIGRPSTYAPTLNTLQQRGYIVREDRRLIPTETGLLVNDLITEHFPDIVNYQFTAEMEEDLDKIASGEEPWVKVIRDFYEPFSEVVERAKAEMPESKAGPEYVGRQCPTCQQGQLIIRWGRYGKFIGCERFPDCRHTEPWLEKIGVTCPVDGGEIVERRTRKGRIFFGCANYPECEFTSWKRPLPTPCPSCGGTLVIANKQFAQCLACETQFPLDDVQPEEAPAAAEG from the coding sequence ATGCAGAACCCGGCGCCGGAATACACCAAAAGCGGCGCCCCGGGCACGCGCGGCACCTGCCCGGTGTGCGGCACCACGCTGTTCCGCATGGGCAGCACCCCGGCACATGAAGGGCTGAGCGCCCCGCCGCGCCCGACCAAAGAGGAACGCGCGGCGGCCAAACGCAAGGGCAAGCTGGTGATCGTCGAGTCGCCGGCCAAGGCCCGCACTGTGGGCCGTTACCTGGGTAACGGCTACAAGGTGCAGGCCTCGGTAGGGCATGTACGCGACCTGTTGCGCTCGCAACTCTCGGTGGATGTAGACAACGACTTCGCCCCCAAGTACCGCGTGCCGAACGAGAAACGCCCGGTGGTCAAGGAACTCAAAAAGCAGGCGGCCCAGGTCGAAGAAATTTACCTGGCAACCGACCCCGACCGCGAGGGCGAGGCGATCGCCTGGCACCTGCTGGAAGCCGCCGAGATCGAACCCGAGCGGGTCAAACGCGTGGTCTTCCATGAGATCACCAAACCGGCCATTGAAGAAGCCTTCAACCACCCGCGCGACATCAACATGTCGCTGGTGGACGCCCAACAAGCCCGCCGCATCCTGGACCGCCTGGTGGGCTACAACCTAAGCCCGATCCTGTGGACCAAGGTGCGCAACCGGCTCTCGGCGGGCCGGGTGCAGTCGGTGGCGCTGCGCCTGATCGTGGAGCGCGAGCGCGAGATCGACGCCTTTGTGCCGGTGGAATACTGGTCGATCGAGGCCGAGCTGCAGCCAGAAGGCAGCCGGAACACCTTCATCGCCAAACTGGCCGAAGTGGACGGCGCCGAACCTGAGATGGGCGCGCAAGCCCAGGTGCAGCCGCTGCTGGACGATATGCAGACGGCCCGCTACCTGATCAACGAGATCAAGCGCGGCCAGCGCCGCCGCAAAGCGCCAGCGCCCTTCACCACCAGCACCATGCAGCAAGAGGCCTCGCGCAAGCTGGGCTACACCGCCAAGCGCACCATGGCCATCGCCCAGCAGCTCTACGAGGGCATTGACCTGGGCGAAGGCGAGAACACCGGCCTGATCACCTATATGCGTACGGATTCGACCAGCATCTCTGCGAGCGCCCAACAGGAAGCGCGTGACTACATCACCAAAGTGCACGGCGCCAGCTACATCCCCGACGAGGCGCCAGTCTACAAGACACGCGCCAAAGGCGCCCAAGAGGCGCATGAGGCCGTACGCCCCACTTCGGTGCTGCGCACCCCCAGCGCGATCAAGGACCACCTGAGCCGCGACCAATACCGCCTGTACCAGCTGATCTGGCAGCGTTTCCTGGCCTCGCAGATGAACCCGGCGGTGTACGACACCGTCTCGGTGCGAGTGCGCGGCGAAGGGGAGGCGCACCAGTACCTGCTGCGCGCTTCCGGCTCGATCTTGCAGTTCCCCGGCTACCTGGCCGTCTATGAAGAAACGCTGGAAGAGGGCACTAAGGGCGAAGGCGAGGCGGACACCAAAATTCCACCCGACCTGGCCGAGGGCCAACTGCAAAAGCTCGTAGAGCTTTTGCCAGTACAGCACTTCACCCAGCCGCCGCCGCGCTTCAGCGACGCCACGCTGATCAAGACCCTGGAAGAGTTCGGCATTGGCCGGCCTTCCACTTATGCGCCCACGCTGAACACCCTGCAGCAGCGCGGCTATATTGTGCGTGAAGACCGCCGCCTGATCCCGACTGAGACCGGTCTGCTGGTGAATGACCTGATCACCGAACACTTTCCCGACATTGTGAACTACCAGTTCACGGCGGAGATGGAAGAAGACCTGGACAAGATCGCCTCCGGCGAAGAGCCGTGGGTCAAAGTGATCCGCGACTTCTACGAGCCGTTCTCGGAGGTGGTTGAGCGCGCCAAGGCGGAAATGCCGGAGAGCAAGGCCGGGCCTGAGTATGTGGGCCGCCAGTGCCCCACCTGCCAGCAGGGCCAGCTGATCATCCGCTGGGGGCGCTATGGCAAGTTCATCGGCTGCGAGCGCTTCCCAGACTGCCGCCACACGGAACCGTGGCTGGAGAAGATCGGCGTGACCTGCCCGGTGGACGGCGGCGAAATCGTCGAGCGGCGCACCCGCAAGGGACGCATTTTCTTCGGCTGCGCCAATTACCCGGAGTGCGAGTTCACTTCGTGGAAGCGGCCGCTGCCGACGCCCTGCCCCAGCTGCGGCGGAACATTGGTGATCGCCAATAAGCAATTCGCCCAGTGCCTGGCCTGCGAAACCCAATTCCCGCTGGACGATGTGCAGCCGGAAGAGGCGCCCGCAGCAGCCGAGGGTTGA
- the mvk gene encoding mevalonate kinase yields MTVASAPGKIILFGEHAVVYGQPAIAVPVTAVQAKARVQPDISAPSGRILVWAEQIGLDAALDELPIDNPLAAAVRAALAALGVPRPPAFRLHVSSTIPLAGGMGSGAAVSVAILRAVSDFLGRPFSDEQVNDLTFEIEKLHHGTPSGIDNTVVTYAQPVFFIKGQPVERLRVGRPLHWLIADSGQPAPTAETVGDVRRAWQADPGRCDNLFAQIGLIAHQARDALAAGQAAELGRLMDANQALLQELDVSSALLEMLAATAREAGALGAKLSGGGRGGNVIALVEENSAAQVREALLAAGAKAVIDTRLGQRRAG; encoded by the coding sequence GTGACTGTCGCTTCCGCCCCCGGCAAGATCATCTTGTTCGGCGAGCATGCTGTCGTCTACGGGCAGCCGGCCATCGCCGTTCCGGTGACTGCCGTGCAGGCCAAGGCCCGCGTCCAGCCGGACATTTCCGCCCCCAGCGGCCGCATCCTGGTCTGGGCCGAACAGATCGGCCTGGACGCCGCGTTGGACGAACTGCCCATCGACAATCCCCTGGCCGCCGCGGTGCGTGCGGCCCTGGCCGCGCTGGGCGTGCCGCGCCCGCCGGCCTTCCGCCTGCATGTCAGCTCCACCATCCCGCTGGCCGGCGGCATGGGCTCCGGCGCGGCGGTGAGCGTCGCCATCCTGCGCGCCGTCTCCGACTTTCTGGGCCGGCCCTTCAGCGACGAGCAGGTCAACGACCTTACTTTTGAGATCGAGAAATTGCATCATGGCACGCCCTCCGGCATTGACAATACCGTGGTCACTTATGCCCAGCCGGTCTTCTTCATCAAAGGCCAGCCGGTCGAGCGCCTTAGGGTGGGCCGGCCCCTGCACTGGCTCATCGCCGACAGCGGCCAGCCGGCGCCCACCGCCGAGACCGTCGGCGATGTGCGCCGCGCCTGGCAGGCGGACCCGGGGCGCTGCGACAACTTGTTTGCCCAGATCGGCCTGATCGCCCACCAGGCTCGGGACGCCCTGGCTGCCGGCCAGGCGGCCGAACTGGGCCGCCTGATGGACGCCAACCAGGCGCTGTTGCAAGAGCTAGATGTCTCTTCGGCCCTATTGGAAATGCTGGCCGCAACCGCCCGAGAGGCGGGCGCCCTGGGCGCCAAGCTGTCCGGCGGCGGCCGTGGCGGCAACGTCATCGCTCTGGTGGAGGAAAACAGCGCCGCGCAGGTGCGCGAGGCGCTGCTGGCGGCCGGCGCCAAAGCCGTGATCGATACTAGGCTTGGCCAGCGTCGCGCTGGATAA
- a CDS encoding deoxyguanosinetriphosphate triphosphohydrolase, whose translation MITREQLEAQEEQLLAPWGARSRDSQGRQYPDDEPQYRTRFQRDRDRIIHTTAFRRLEYKTQVFINFEGDYFRTRLTHTLEVAQIGRTIARALGANEDLVEAICLAHDLGHAAFGHSGEHTLNELMKDHGGFDHNRQSLRIVTELEQRYPDFPGLNLTWEVREGMVKHETEYDVSDASQYDPELRGNLEAQIANVADELAYTTHDLDDGLRSGLVTPAGLAGLEMWKLMLDSIGWDGQDLNDLTRHRLIRRLVGLLVSDVVAATQSRIDASGAQSAHDIQKLEHNVIGYSEAMHARNKPLKDFLYKNMYRHPRVVRMAVKARNVLTEIFQAYEKEPSMLPYEYQAYVETRGLQRTVCDYLAGMTDRYAVQEHEKLFNPQSLP comes from the coding sequence ATGATCACTCGTGAACAATTGGAAGCTCAGGAAGAGCAGCTGCTCGCCCCTTGGGGCGCGCGCAGCCGCGACAGCCAGGGCCGCCAGTACCCGGATGATGAGCCACAGTACCGCACGCGCTTCCAGCGCGACCGGGACCGCATCATCCACACCACCGCCTTCCGTCGTCTGGAGTACAAGACCCAGGTCTTCATCAACTTCGAGGGCGACTACTTCCGCACGCGCCTCACGCACACCCTGGAAGTGGCCCAGATCGGCCGCACCATCGCCCGCGCCCTGGGCGCCAATGAAGACCTGGTCGAGGCCATCTGCCTGGCCCATGATCTGGGCCACGCCGCCTTCGGCCACTCCGGCGAGCACACCCTCAACGAGCTGATGAAGGACCACGGCGGCTTCGACCACAACCGCCAGTCTCTGCGCATCGTCACCGAGCTGGAACAGCGTTACCCGGATTTCCCCGGCCTCAACCTGACCTGGGAAGTGCGCGAGGGCATGGTCAAGCACGAGACCGAATATGATGTCTCCGACGCCTCGCAATACGACCCGGAACTGCGCGGCAACCTCGAGGCGCAGATCGCCAATGTGGCCGATGAGCTGGCCTACACCACCCACGACCTGGACGATGGCCTGCGCTCCGGCTTGGTGACCCCCGCCGGCCTGGCGGGGCTGGAGATGTGGAAGCTGATGCTGGACAGCATCGGCTGGGACGGCCAGGACCTGAACGACCTCACCCGCCACCGGCTGATCCGCCGCTTGGTGGGCTTGCTGGTCAGCGATGTGGTCGCTGCGACCCAGTCTCGCATCGATGCCAGCGGCGCTCAAAGCGCCCACGACATCCAAAAACTGGAGCACAACGTGATCGGCTACAGCGAGGCCATGCACGCGCGCAACAAGCCGCTCAAAGATTTCCTCTACAAGAATATGTACCGCCACCCGCGCGTCGTGCGCATGGCGGTCAAAGCCCGCAACGTGCTCACCGAGATCTTCCAGGCTTACGAAAAGGAGCCCAGCATGTTGCCCTATGAATACCAGGCCTATGTCGAAACCCGCGGCCTGCAGCGCACCGTATGTGACTATCTGGCGGGCATGACCGACCGCTACGCCGTTCAGGAACACGAGAAATTGTTTAACCCACAGAGTTTGCCATGA
- the dprA gene encoding DNA-processing protein DprA: MVFSARFALGAAAMDEKTYWLALNRISGIGAVRFRALLDAFGSAAAAWAASPSELKAAGLSPAAVERLLEARSAADLANLPAELEQHGLQALTWDEPGYPRKLRELEQAPPVLYVRGTLQPEDEWAVAIVGTRQVTAYGRQVAADLAAFLARNGLTVVSGLARGVDAVAHQAALEAGGRTLAVMAHGLERVYPPEHRKLAQEICGRGALLSDYAVGTPPDSANFPPRNRIISGLSLAVVVVEAGQRSGALITAGFAAEQGREVFAVPGNIHAPQSAGTNFLIQRGAHPLLRFEELLEVLNLEMMTAHQTAAAALPADPTEARLYTLLGKEPRHLNELGAQAGLPIEQVSATLALMELKGLVRQVGGMSYVVRESQAAYQTGSLP; this comes from the coding sequence ATGGTATTCTCGGCCCGCTTTGCCCTGGGGGCGGCTGCTATGGATGAAAAGACCTACTGGCTGGCATTGAACCGCATATCCGGCATTGGCGCGGTGCGCTTCCGGGCCTTGCTGGACGCCTTCGGCAGCGCGGCGGCGGCCTGGGCGGCCAGCCCCAGCGAGCTGAAGGCCGCCGGGCTTAGCCCGGCGGCTGTAGAGCGGCTGCTTGAGGCGCGCAGCGCTGCAGACTTAGCCAACCTGCCTGCAGAACTGGAACAGCACGGCCTGCAAGCCCTGACCTGGGACGAACCGGGCTATCCGCGCAAACTGCGTGAACTGGAGCAGGCGCCGCCGGTCTTGTATGTGCGCGGTACGCTGCAGCCTGAGGATGAGTGGGCCGTTGCGATCGTGGGCACCCGCCAGGTGACTGCCTACGGCCGGCAGGTGGCGGCGGATTTGGCCGCCTTCCTGGCGCGCAACGGCTTGACGGTGGTGAGTGGCCTGGCGCGCGGCGTGGACGCCGTAGCCCACCAGGCGGCTCTCGAAGCCGGCGGCCGCACCCTGGCGGTGATGGCGCACGGCCTGGAGCGGGTCTACCCGCCGGAGCACCGCAAACTGGCCCAGGAGATCTGCGGCCGCGGAGCGCTGCTCAGCGACTATGCGGTGGGCACACCGCCGGACAGCGCCAATTTCCCGCCGCGCAACCGCATCATCTCCGGCCTGTCGCTGGCGGTAGTGGTGGTGGAGGCCGGCCAGCGCAGCGGCGCGCTGATCACGGCCGGTTTTGCCGCCGAGCAAGGCCGGGAAGTTTTTGCGGTGCCGGGTAATATTCACGCTCCGCAAAGCGCCGGTACAAACTTTCTGATCCAGCGCGGCGCCCACCCTCTGCTGCGCTTCGAGGAACTGTTGGAAGTATTGAACTTGGAAATGATGACTGCTCACCAAACCGCCGCGGCGGCCCTGCCAGCCGACCCTACCGAGGCGCGCCTGTACACGCTCTTGGGCAAAGAGCCGCGGCATCTGAACGAGCTGGGCGCCCAGGCCGGTCTGCCGATCGAACAGGTGTCGGCGACCCTGGCCCTGATGGAACTGAAGGGACTGGTGCGCCAGGTGGGCGGCATGAGCTACGTGGTGCGCGAGAGCCAAGCCGCCTACCAAACCGGGAGCCTGCCCTAG
- a CDS encoding metalloregulator ArsR/SmtB family transcription factor: MTTLTTEAPPLFALLAHALRWQLVSTLADSDFNVQELQAAVRSSQNLVSYHLRLLRDGGLVRETQSIADGRQTYYSLDLPRLQTALFSLGDSLHPALAPASEPAAAPSRRLRVLFLCTHNSARSQMAEGLMRAHGGEWAEVFSAGTQLSRVHPLAIAAMDQLKIDIRGHSSKLVDQYLAETFDYVITVCDRAKESCPILPGAPKQIHWSFPDPSAVEGSQTQKLQAFSQTALGLSQRIKHLLLLIQRDAGQA, translated from the coding sequence ATGACGACCCTGACTACCGAAGCGCCCCCTCTGTTTGCTCTGCTGGCGCATGCGTTGCGCTGGCAACTGGTCTCCACCCTGGCGGACAGCGATTTCAACGTGCAAGAACTGCAAGCTGCGGTGCGCAGCAGCCAAAACCTGGTGTCCTACCACCTGCGCTTGCTGCGGGACGGCGGCCTGGTGCGTGAGACGCAAAGCATTGCGGATGGGCGCCAGACCTATTACAGCCTGGACCTGCCGCGCCTGCAGACGGCGCTCTTCTCGCTGGGCGACAGTTTGCACCCGGCGCTGGCCCCGGCCAGCGAACCGGCGGCAGCCCCCAGCCGGCGGCTGCGGGTGCTGTTCCTGTGCACGCACAACAGCGCCCGCTCGCAAATGGCCGAAGGGCTGATGCGGGCGCATGGCGGGGAGTGGGCGGAGGTGTTCAGCGCCGGCACACAACTCTCGCGGGTGCACCCCCTAGCGATTGCAGCCATGGATCAGCTGAAGATCGATATCCGCGGCCACAGCTCCAAGCTGGTGGACCAATACCTGGCAGAGACTTTTGACTATGTGATTACGGTATGCGACCGGGCCAAAGAAAGCTGCCCGATCTTGCCGGGGGCGCCCAAGCAGATCCACTGGAGCTTCCCCGACCCTTCGGCCGTGGAAGGCAGCCAGACCCAGAAGCTGCAAGCTTTCTCACAAACCGCCCTGGGGCTAAGCCAGAGGATCAAGCACCTGCTCTTGCTTATCCAGCGCGACGCTGGCCAAGCCTAG
- the rimM gene encoding 16S rRNA processing protein RimM — protein MAVLRRPHGLRGEVVVSLETDFPERLQTGTRLFLSEDYTPITIASRRPHADGLLLSFVEFPTHEAVQPFRNEPLFVSIEDRPPLPAGEYYHHELLGMDVLDKGGESLGQLADILVTGANDVYLVRAADGEEILLPAIPQVILGVDTAARQMRVHLLPGLRQPKKPNPDG, from the coding sequence GTGGCCGTACTGCGCCGCCCGCATGGGTTGCGGGGCGAAGTGGTGGTCAGCCTGGAAACCGACTTCCCTGAGCGCCTGCAAACCGGCACGCGCTTGTTCCTGAGTGAAGATTACACCCCGATAACCATTGCCAGCCGCCGCCCGCATGCGGATGGGCTGCTGCTCTCCTTTGTAGAATTTCCCACTCACGAAGCGGTGCAGCCTTTCCGCAACGAACCGCTCTTCGTATCCATAGAGGATCGCCCACCCCTGCCGGCAGGCGAGTATTACCATCACGAACTGCTCGGCATGGATGTGCTCGACAAGGGCGGCGAAAGCCTGGGCCAGTTGGCAGACATCCTGGTGACTGGCGCCAACGATGTGTACCTGGTGCGGGCGGCCGACGGCGAGGAGATCCTGCTGCCGGCCATCCCCCAGGTGATCCTTGGCGTGGATACGGCCGCCAGGCAAATGCGCGTGCATCTGCTGCCTGGCCTGCGCCAACCCAAGAAACCCAACCCAGACGGCTAA
- the rpsP gene encoding 30S ribosomal protein S16, with protein sequence MVRIRLRRVGGKKQATFRIVAADKESPRDGRFIEILGFYNPRTEPATISLKEDRIYHWIGNGAVPSDSASQIFQTAGLLARFERYKAGEGLEALLAEAEAADKTRNANTKTRRPAPPAGSSKRKQAARDAAAAAAAEAAKAQAEAPAAAPAAEEAAPVAEAEAPAAEAAPAEEAEAPAAEETPAEAEAPAAEETPAEDTPAEAAE encoded by the coding sequence ATGGTTCGTATCCGATTGCGCCGAGTAGGCGGCAAAAAGCAGGCCACTTTCCGTATCGTGGCGGCTGACAAAGAAAGCCCCCGAGACGGCCGCTTCATTGAAATCCTTGGCTTTTATAACCCGCGCACTGAGCCGGCCACAATTAGCTTGAAGGAAGACCGCATTTATCATTGGATTGGCAATGGCGCCGTCCCCAGCGATTCCGCCAGCCAGATCTTCCAGACCGCTGGCTTGCTGGCGCGCTTTGAGCGCTACAAAGCCGGTGAGGGCCTGGAAGCCCTGCTGGCCGAGGCTGAAGCAGCCGACAAGACCCGCAACGCCAACACCAAGACCCGCCGCCCGGCTCCCCCAGCCGGCAGTTCCAAGCGCAAGCAGGCCGCCCGCGACGCAGCTGCGGCGGCCGCCGCCGAAGCCGCCAAGGCTCAGGCGGAGGCCCCTGCTGCAGCCCCGGCGGCGGAAGAAGCCGCACCGGTGGCAGAAGCTGAGGCCCCAGCGGCTGAGGCCGCCCCGGCTGAAGAAGCTGAAGCCCCCGCCGCCGAAGAAACCCCGGCTGAGGCTGAAGCCCCGGCAGCTGAAGAAACCCCTGCTGAGGACACCCCGGCCGAAGCCGCCGAATAA
- a CDS encoding mannose-1-phosphate guanylyltransferase: protein MPNNYYAVIMAGGGGTRLWPLSRQATPKQMLPLIADSTLFQTALKRLQRVFSPEHILVVTNQQQAARLQEQAPELKPENFLLEPQPRGTAAAIGLAAAYLQARDPGAVMAVLTADHYIGNEAEFERYLLAARQLAEQGHLVTLGIEPSYAATQFGYIQLGAALAKVDGYTAYTAQRFKEKPAAAEAEAMLAEGGYAWNSGMFIWQVARIWQEFQRHMPELHEALEKISAAWNQADFATVLAHEWPRIAAQTIDYGVMEQAADVAVIPARDMAWNDVGSWSSLFEVLEVDASGNLVLSERHLDIDSRNVLIHSNGQERMVVTVGVENMVVVDTGDVLLICSKERAQDLRKVIELLKEKGLQQYL from the coding sequence ATGCCCAACAATTATTACGCCGTGATCATGGCCGGGGGCGGGGGTACCCGGCTGTGGCCGCTCTCGCGCCAGGCGACGCCCAAGCAAATGCTGCCGCTGATCGCAGACAGCACCTTGTTCCAAACCGCCCTCAAACGCCTGCAGCGCGTATTTTCCCCGGAGCATATTCTGGTGGTGACCAACCAGCAGCAAGCCGCACGCCTGCAGGAGCAAGCCCCAGAGCTGAAACCAGAAAACTTCCTGCTGGAACCGCAGCCGCGCGGCACGGCCGCAGCCATCGGCCTGGCGGCCGCCTACCTGCAGGCGCGTGACCCCGGCGCCGTCATGGCCGTGCTGACCGCCGACCATTACATCGGCAACGAAGCCGAGTTTGAGCGCTACCTGCTGGCCGCCCGCCAGCTGGCGGAACAGGGCCACCTGGTGACCCTGGGCATTGAACCCAGCTACGCCGCCACGCAGTTCGGCTACATTCAGCTGGGGGCGGCGCTGGCCAAAGTGGACGGCTACACGGCCTACACAGCGCAGCGCTTCAAAGAGAAACCGGCCGCGGCCGAGGCGGAGGCCATGTTGGCCGAAGGCGGTTATGCCTGGAATTCAGGCATGTTCATCTGGCAGGTGGCGCGCATTTGGCAGGAGTTCCAGCGCCACATGCCGGAACTGCACGAGGCGCTGGAAAAGATCTCGGCAGCCTGGAACCAGGCGGACTTTGCGACTGTGTTGGCGCATGAGTGGCCGCGCATCGCCGCCCAGACGATAGACTACGGCGTGATGGAACAGGCCGCGGATGTGGCTGTGATCCCCGCCCGGGATATGGCCTGGAACGATGTTGGCTCGTGGAGTTCACTGTTCGAGGTGCTGGAGGTGGATGCCAGCGGCAACCTGGTGCTCAGCGAGCGGCACTTGGATATTGACAGCCGCAACGTATTGATCCACAGCAATGGCCAGGAGCGCATGGTGGTCACCGTGGGGGTGGAAAACATGGTGGTGGTGGACACCGGCGACGTCTTGCTGATCTGCTCCAAAGAGCGTGCGCAGGACCTGCGCAAAGTGATCGAGTTATTAAAGGAAAAGGGCCTGCAACAATATCTATAG
- a CDS encoding DegV family protein: MAKIAIVTDSTTYIPKELSKGHEIHVVPALIIWGDQEMYDGVDIQPKEFYERLAASTKSPTTSQPTPAAFKEKFEELGKKGFDVLGIFVSSAFSGTIASALQGKEMASGVKVEVIDGRSASMGTGWPLLRAAAAAKAGKSLAECVKIAEAARDNTGVMLMVDTLEFLHRGGRIGGAQRFLGTALNMKPILEVVEGKLQPVERVRTKGKAVKRMVELAEERIGGRGPVRIAVLHANAQADAEALLAEVKDRFKPLEAAITDVSPAVGTHTGPGTLGVAFLAGIE, translated from the coding sequence ATGGCTAAGATCGCGATTGTTACAGACAGCACGACCTATATCCCCAAAGAGCTCAGCAAGGGTCACGAAATCCATGTCGTCCCCGCTTTGATCATTTGGGGAGACCAAGAAATGTACGACGGTGTAGATATCCAGCCCAAGGAATTTTACGAACGCCTGGCCGCCTCCACCAAATCCCCCACCACATCGCAGCCCACCCCCGCAGCCTTCAAAGAGAAGTTTGAAGAGCTGGGCAAGAAGGGCTTCGATGTTCTGGGTATCTTTGTGTCCTCCGCTTTTTCCGGGACGATCGCCTCTGCTTTGCAGGGTAAGGAAATGGCTTCGGGCGTGAAGGTGGAAGTGATCGATGGCCGTTCCGCCTCGATGGGCACTGGCTGGCCCCTGCTGCGAGCCGCCGCGGCCGCCAAAGCCGGTAAGTCGCTAGCGGAATGCGTCAAGATCGCCGAAGCCGCCCGGGACAACACCGGCGTGATGCTGATGGTGGACACGCTGGAATTCCTGCACCGCGGCGGCCGCATCGGCGGCGCGCAGCGCTTCCTGGGCACGGCGCTTAACATGAAGCCGATCCTTGAAGTGGTCGAGGGTAAGCTGCAGCCCGTGGAGCGCGTGCGCACCAAGGGCAAAGCCGTCAAGCGCATGGTCGAGCTGGCCGAGGAACGCATCGGCGGGCGCGGCCCCGTGCGCATTGCCGTGCTGCACGCCAATGCCCAGGCCGATGCCGAAGCCTTGCTGGCTGAGGTGAAGGATCGCTTCAAGCCGCTGGAAGCCGCCATCACCGATGTGAGCCCGGCTGTAGGCACCCACACCGGCCCCGGCACCCTCGGCGTGGCCTTCCTGGCTGGCATCGAGTAA